From one Anopheles cruzii chromosome 3, idAnoCruzAS_RS32_06, whole genome shotgun sequence genomic stretch:
- the LOC128270116 gene encoding uncharacterized protein LOC128270116, with product MTAPVVAQALVTNWIARFGVPQNITTDQGRQFESRLFNELLKIVGAAHLRTTAYHPQSNGLIERWHRTLKAAIMYRDPQHWTEHLPMILLGLRTAYKDGLKAAPAELVYGTTLTIPSEFVAEPTNASSDPPSEFLSELRKAMKRVRARDTDWHGRQQVFVHEDLENAKRVFVRDDSVRPSLTPPYRGSYAVLRRQAKYYTVDLNGTPTSISIDRLKPAYQAGIHEKTATTTGPAARRKGRAAS from the coding sequence ATGACAGCGCCAGTCGTCGCCCAGGCGCTTGTAACAAATTGGATCGCACGTTTCGGGGTGCCGCAGAACATAACGACGGACCAAGGGCGCCAATTCGAGTCGAGGCTATTCAACGAGCTCCTCAAAATAGTGGGCGCGGCTCACCTGCGGACGACAGCCTACCACCCTCAGAGCAACGGGCTCATCGAGCGCTGGCATCGAACCTTGAAGGCAGCGATCATGTACCGCGACCCCCAACACTGGACTGAGCACCTGCCGATGATCCTGCTCGGGCTGCGGACGGCCTACAAGGACGGCTTAAAAGCGGCCCCCGCGGAGCTAGTGTATGGGACCACCCTGACGATCCCATCGGAATTTGTCGCGGAACCAACGAATGCCTCCAGCGACCCCCCCTCCGAGTTCCTCAGCGAGCTCCGGAAGGCCATGAAACGAGTACGGGCGCGCGACACGGACTGGCACGGCCGCCAACAAGTGTTCGTCCACGAGGACCTCGAGAACGCCAAGCGGGTGTTCGTGCGGGACGATTCCGTACGACCATCGCTAACCCCGCCGTATCGCGGCTCGTATGCAGTACTGCGACGCCAGGCCAAATACTACACCGTGGACTTGAATGGCACCCCGACGAGCATATCAATCGACCGTTTGAAGCCGGCCTACCAAGCGGGTATCCACGAGAAGACGGCAACGACAACCGGGCCAGCCGCCAGGAGGAAGGGGAGAGCGGCAAGCTAA